GAACATCTGCTCCATTCCCAATGTCTATCTTCAACCTGATGATCTGCTCTCCTTCTTTTGGCAGCATTCCAAAACAAAAATGGATGGGGGAAGATAGCTTAACGCCGGGCTCCACCTTAAGCTCTGCCTCCGCCCCGCGCTCTATCTTCCTCGTGGCAAGCCTAATCCCAGGAAGGTCCCGAACAGAAATAACATCCTCCCCTTCCACCACCATACCAGCTGTCTTCCCGAGAATCTTATCCCCTTCGCCCCTCTTATAGATATCGACTAAGCTCCTAAACTCCTCCTCATAGAGTCCCACTCTTCCTCACCTCCGGTTCGTTTACATAATCACACCCCTTACAGTTCCCCTCAAACCAACGAAAGGTTTCATTCGGTGAGTCCGTCTTCTGAATGTTTCCTCCGCAGAGGACTGAAGCCCGATCCGCCATCCTGATGATCTCCGGACGATGACTTATCAAAAGAACTGAACTACCCGATCTCTTCATCTCCTTTATTACCCTGATCACCTCAGGGATGGAAAGGGGATCGATCCCGGTATCCGGCTCATCCAATATCGCCACCTTTGGCTTCATCGCCAAGACCGAAGCAAGCTCTACCCGCTTCCGTTCTCCGCCACTTAGGGTGCCATCGTTCAACCGATTGAGATAGCGGAAAGGGGAAAGCCCTACCAAGCTTAGCACCTTCGATATATCCACCCCTGAACCAGCGGAAAGCCCTATATACTCTCCAATGGTGATCCCTTCGAACCGAACCGGCTCTTGCCAAGCAAGCGTTATCCCTCTCTTTGCCCGTTCATGGACGGGAAGGTCAGTAATATCTTTCCCATCGAGATATACTTTACCTTTGCTCGGCTTATACCCTGGGATCCCCATTATGAGATAAGCGAGCGAACTTTTCCCCGTACCGTTGACGCCAAGGAGGGTGTGAATTTCCCCCCTTCTTAGCTCGAAATTTAATTCTTTAATTATCTCCTTCCCCTCAATTGTAAGGGATACACCATCCAACCTGAGCACTATATCCTCCATCTATGTTGACTTTCTTATTATACTCCACCTGTCAAGGTGATAAAGGGTTGAAATTGGGCGATGGAGGGGTATAATTTAAATGGGTGCCGAAGTGGCGGAATTGGTAGACGCGCTAGGTTCAGGACCTAGTGGGCATTAGCCCGTCGGGGTTCGACTCCCCGCTTCGGCACCATTTTTATCTTCCCTTCAAAGTCATCAAAGGATGAAGAAAAGCCCGAAATAAAGGCGGAGATTGCTCCTTCTTTCCTTCTCCTCCTCAAGGATGTAGTGATAATCGTAATGGTGGTCGAGCCCGTTTTTCGCATCGTAATAATGGGCGGAAAAGACCCTCTCCACCACTAAAGAAGGAAGCTTGGGAAGAATAAAATAGCGAAAGTCAACCCGCAACCCCGCTTTTCTGTCGGGGAACCATTTGATACCCCAACCAAGACTGTAAAAAAGACCCTTAGTATCCCCTCCTCCCTCAACCTTCACCTCATCGTTTATCTCACCGCCTAAACCACGATAATAGGCGGAAACCTCCTCCGTGTCAGCAAGGAGCTTCCGCTCAAGCTCCGTTTTTGGCTCGTCTCCCTCCTTCATCCTGGTAAAGAGAAGACCGAAACCAAGAGAAAAGTAAGGAACAAGCCTTCCTTTCGGCATAAGATGGGTGAGAAGAGAAAGTCCTATCCGATTAAGATCCTTTATATCCCCATAATCAACGGGAGCCATTTCATACTCCCCTTCAAGGGCAAAATGCTCCCCTGTGTTGTAAGATAGGGAAACACCAAAATTCCAATTTACCCTGCTCCCGAGGTCATAAGTTCGGGGGAGGCTGTTGTAGTAATCGTTGAAGGTAAATATCCCCCCGTAGATCCACCCACCATACAAGTAATCGTATATCTTCTCCTGTCCCACACCTAAGCTGAGAAATTCATTCCCCTTGAAGTTTCCAAAGAGGTTCGCCCCGGCAAAGAGGGTTATCTCCAAGCTCCCTTTCTCCACCCCTGCCATTGTCCAAGGGGGGAACATCAGGGGAAAGAACAAGATAAGGAAAAACGCCCTTCTCATCCTCCATTCTCCTTCAGGTAGTATCTAAAACAATTATAACCTACTCCTCCTCACTTGAGAAAAAAAGGGCGACGCGATAAGCGTCGCCCTTTTATCGGAAATAACGCTACACCTCCCGCTACTTACCCTTCCTTATCTCCGCTAAAAGCTCCTTAACCGCCCGCTCAAGCTGCCTATCTATCCCCTTCGCCTCATCACCGGGAAGCTCCTGAACAATAATGTCGGGGACCGCTCCATTATGCTCCATATTGACCATACTACCCTTCACATACCACCCGCGGAAGGGAATGCGGAAGTAAGATCCGTCTATAAGGGTGGTGCCGCCGGTGCTGATGACCGCTCCATAGGTGGGCCAACCGACCAGCTTCCCCCGCTTCAAGGTCTTCACCGCATGAGAGAAGATCTCGGCGTTCGAGAATGAGAACTCATTGCAGAGGAATATCGCCGGCTTGGTCCAGGCATAGAGGGGGAGTCTATCCTGAGGATAGCCCGGCTCCCCATCCCGGGGGATGGTTATCGCATGCCGTTTCACCATCAATATTGCAAGGAGGTAATCGGTCGTCCAACCTCCGCCATTGTTCCTCACATCGACCACCAAACCATCTTTGCCGTGGGCTTCAGAATAGAGTTCCATCTCAAACCGCTCGAGGCTGGGAACATTCATCGCCTGAATATGGATGTAGCCGAGCCTCCCACCGGAAAGCTTGTGCACCAGCTTCCTCCTCTTATCAACCCACCAGTCATAAAGCGCCTGACGGAAGGAGGAATAGGAGGCAGGGATTATCACCACCTCCCTCTCCTTCCCGTCCTTACTCTTCACCTTGAGCAACACCTTCTTCCCCACCGTATCGGCGAGGAGAGAGTAGATGTTGGCGTTTTTCCCGATCCTCTTGCCGTTTACCTCGAGGATGATCTCACCGGAATAAAGCCTGCTCCGCTCCATATCCGCTGGCGTCTTGGGAACGACCCTATCGATCCTCAGCCCGGGACCGCGGTATTTCTCGTCAAATATGACCCCGAGCATCCCCGTCTGTACATTCTCCTTCCTCGAACCGCGAATGCCGAGATGAGAGGCATTCAACTCGCCGATCATTAGCCGGATTAGATCGTAGAAGTCCTCGGAATGGGAAACCTCAAAAACCCAGGGGCGATATTTCTCCTTCATCCTCTTCCAATCAACGCCGTGGAACTTGGGATCGTAAAACCGGGCATTGAGTACAGCCCAGGCTTCATCGAAGGCGGCGAGGCGTTCTCTGCGGTGGTCTATCACCAACCGCGCCGAAAAGCCGACCGGCTTCACCCCACCATTGATCGAGGCGACCTTTATAGTGCCCCGACGATCGAGGAAATATATCCTCTTCCCATCCTTGGACCATTGAATACCCCTCGGTCCTACCTTACCCCTGGTGAGCCTCTTAAGCCCGGTACCATCGAACTTTACGATGTAAAGGTCATCTCCACCGTCGGTATCTGAGCGGAAGGCATAGTACTCCCCGGTTGGGGATATGGTGAGCTCGCTTTCATCTCCGGGAAGGGGCATAACCCGATGGAGCCTTAATGTTATATCCTTGAAGTCTATCTTAACCTTGGAAGGTTTCTTAGCCTTCTCCTTCTTCATCTGCTTGAACTCCTCCTTGAGCTCCTTTTTCGTCTTCTCCTCATCCTCTTTTCTAAGGAAGGCATACCAGATATCGAATGTGTCCCCTATCCTCCTCGAGACGAAGGCGATCCTCCTCCCCTCAGGCGACCAGATGGGGTTGATATCGTTGTCCGGATGTTTGGTGATGTTCACCGGCTTGCCCCCGGC
This sequence is a window from Acidobacteriota bacterium. Protein-coding genes within it:
- a CDS encoding ATP-binding cassette domain-containing protein, which translates into the protein MEDIVLRLDGVSLTIEGKEIIKELNFELRRGEIHTLLGVNGTGKSSLAYLIMGIPGYKPSKGKVYLDGKDITDLPVHERAKRGITLAWQEPVRFEGITIGEYIGLSAGSGVDISKVLSLVGLSPFRYLNRLNDGTLSGGERKRVELASVLAMKPKVAILDEPDTGIDPLSIPEVIRVIKEMKRSGSSVLLISHRPEIIRMADRASVLCGGNIQKTDSPNETFRWFEGNCKGCDYVNEPEVRKSGTL
- a CDS encoding PD40 domain-containing protein — protein: VLILFSFSFLLLAAPKPIGFPRYPALSPDGKMLAFSYQGDIFLVPKDGGRAFRLTVSEGYEKLPRFSPDGKWIAFTSDRYGNDDVFIIPAEGGLPKRLTYFSGSDQVVGFTPDSKWVIFTSRRDFSYHRLPLLYKVSIDGGMPVKLVPTYAVSGSLSPDGKKLVFSVGGGSWWRKHYRGAAANELWLYDFTSDKYTQLTKNDWNEFYPMFAPSGDKIYYLSEEDGTFNIWLLDLNSGRKRKLTNYKDDGVRFPSISADGRFITYERRDKVYVLDTKGGKPKEVSIFVPADYKKNPIEWKTFTRDASEFKLSPDGKMIAFVVHGDIFVMDKEGGEAQRITDDPAREYQIDWSPDSKSLVFVSLKKGNADIYLVTSADPKEPRLDKSLKRKIIPLATSEANETSPLFSPDGKMIAFVRGNGDLCVMDKKGKNLRTLIKGWAMPSFSFSPDSKWIAFSRADNEFNNDVWIIPVAGGKPVNITKHPDNDINPIWSPEGRRIAFVSRRIGDTFDIWYAFLRKEDEEKTKKELKEEFKQMKKEKAKKPSKVKIDFKDITLRLHRVMPLPGDESELTISPTGEYYAFRSDTDGGDDLYIVKFDGTGLKRLTRGKVGPRGIQWSKDGKRIYFLDRRGTIKVASINGGVKPVGFSARLVIDHRRERLAAFDEAWAVLNARFYDPKFHGVDWKRMKEKYRPWVFEVSHSEDFYDLIRLMIGELNASHLGIRGSRKENVQTGMLGVIFDEKYRGPGLRIDRVVPKTPADMERSRLYSGEIILEVNGKRIGKNANIYSLLADTVGKKVLLKVKSKDGKEREVVIIPASYSSFRQALYDWWVDKRRKLVHKLSGGRLGYIHIQAMNVPSLERFEMELYSEAHGKDGLVVDVRNNGGGWTTDYLLAILMVKRHAITIPRDGEPGYPQDRLPLYAWTKPAIFLCNEFSFSNAEIFSHAVKTLKRGKLVGWPTYGAVISTGGTTLIDGSYFRIPFRGWYVKGSMVNMEHNGAVPDIIVQELPGDEAKGIDRQLERAVKELLAEIRKGK